In Candidatus Hydrogenedentota bacterium, one genomic interval encodes:
- a CDS encoding metallophosphoesterase: protein MKLFRKKNLLWMMVLLALAVLARRMGAVPALAVAVMLAAALGGLYLWQWATAGRGVKRLAALRERHGFDAMVTALRARHGNPEHARFVVLGDTRNNVPVASEVYRQAAGEKPALVFHTGDIVRRGAAGEFLRNHVPLLGLVSPAPMFCVPGNHDQGARRDFNAFRALYGADRFSFDFGDCRFTGFNNCARERVGSETLAWLDGELSKPGARRRYVFMHIPPVYFEETFAGKDRRRGFKKNADAFHALMRKHGVDEVFMAHIHGYATAVLDGVRYTLTAGGGAPLSRHLAEANSVHNYVVLDVSPEGVRRFVARRRGDGAWERQEEG, encoded by the coding sequence TGGCGCTGGCCGTGCTGGCGCGGCGCATGGGCGCGGTCCCCGCGCTGGCGGTGGCGGTGATGCTGGCGGCGGCCCTGGGCGGGCTGTACCTGTGGCAGTGGGCGACGGCGGGACGCGGCGTGAAGCGGCTGGCGGCGCTGCGGGAGCGGCACGGTTTTGACGCCATGGTGACGGCGCTCCGGGCGCGCCACGGGAACCCGGAGCATGCGCGGTTTGTGGTGCTGGGCGACACGCGCAACAACGTGCCGGTGGCGTCGGAGGTGTACCGCCAGGCGGCGGGCGAGAAACCGGCGCTGGTCTTTCACACGGGCGACATCGTCCGGCGCGGCGCGGCGGGGGAGTTCCTGCGCAACCATGTGCCGCTGCTGGGGCTGGTGTCCCCCGCGCCGATGTTCTGCGTGCCGGGCAACCATGACCAGGGCGCGCGGCGCGACTTCAACGCGTTCAGGGCGCTGTACGGCGCGGACCGTTTTTCTTTTGACTTCGGCGACTGCCGGTTCACGGGGTTCAACAACTGCGCGCGGGAACGGGTCGGCTCGGAAACGCTTGCGTGGCTGGACGGGGAACTCTCCAAACCGGGCGCGCGCCGCCGCTACGTTTTCATGCACATCCCGCCGGTGTATTTTGAGGAGACCTTCGCCGGGAAGGACCGGCGGCGCGGTTTCAAGAAGAATGCGGACGCCTTCCACGCGCTGATGCGGAAACACGGGGTGGACGAGGTGTTCATGGCGCACATCCACGGCTACGCCACGGCGGTGCTGGACGGGGTGCGGTACACGCTGACGGCGGGGGGCGGCGCGCCGTTGAGCCGTCATCTGGCCGAGGCGAACAGCGTCCACAATTATGTGGTGCTTGACGTGTCCCCGGAGGGGGTCCGCCGGTTTGTGGCGCGGCGGCGCGGGGACGGTGCCTGGGAGCGTCAGGAGGAGGGCTGA
- a CDS encoding CTP synthase — translation MTKYVFTTGGVVSSVGKGILSAGLGLLLESRGLKIAMMKLDPYINVDPGTMNPYEHGEVFVTDDGAETDLDLGHYERFTSAKLSQKSNATTGAVYNAVIQKERRGEFLGKTVQVIPHITDEIKSRIRMLTAEEEGVDVAIVEIGGTVGDIESLPFLEALRQFRLEIGPENCCFIHVTLVPYIEAAGELKTKPTQHSVRALRDIGLQPDVIVCRTGKKRLGPDQCAKIALFCNVTPDAIINAEDISPIYAIPLNFKAQKLDDTVLKLLRIDAPAGDLSAWTAMVERLKNATNEIRIAAVGKYVGHDDAYKSINEAFVHAGIHNDCRVRLDWVDSEQFEKGVDVAETLGKYDGIVVGPGFGSRGIEGKIMAVKYARENRVPYFGICLGMQIAVIELSRHVAGLKGATSTEFEPETPHPVISLLSEQRGLREMGGTMRLGQYRCELGEGTRAREAYGEAVIYERHRHRYEFNNLYLGQLTAAGMVVSGRHPKGDHDLVEIMELADHPWFCASQFHPEFKSKPLRPQPLFRDFVKAAAAFKAARA, via the coding sequence ATGACCAAATACGTGTTCACAACCGGCGGTGTGGTGTCCTCCGTGGGCAAGGGGATTCTCTCCGCGGGCCTCGGCCTGCTCCTCGAGTCGCGCGGCCTCAAAATCGCCATGATGAAGCTCGACCCCTACATCAACGTGGACCCCGGCACCATGAACCCCTATGAGCACGGCGAGGTCTTCGTCACGGACGACGGCGCCGAGACGGACCTCGACCTCGGCCACTACGAGCGCTTCACCTCCGCAAAACTCTCCCAGAAAAGCAACGCCACCACCGGCGCGGTCTACAACGCCGTCATCCAGAAGGAGCGCCGCGGCGAGTTCCTGGGCAAAACCGTCCAGGTCATCCCGCACATCACCGACGAGATCAAGTCGCGCATCCGCATGCTCACCGCCGAGGAGGAGGGCGTGGATGTCGCCATCGTCGAGATCGGCGGCACCGTGGGCGACATCGAGAGCCTGCCCTTCCTCGAGGCCCTGCGCCAGTTCCGCCTCGAAATCGGACCCGAAAACTGCTGCTTCATCCACGTCACCCTCGTGCCCTACATCGAGGCGGCGGGCGAGCTGAAGACCAAGCCCACCCAGCACAGCGTGCGCGCGCTCCGCGACATCGGCCTCCAGCCCGACGTGATTGTTTGCCGCACCGGCAAGAAGCGCCTCGGCCCGGACCAGTGCGCCAAGATCGCCCTCTTCTGCAACGTGACCCCCGACGCCATCATCAACGCCGAGGACATCTCGCCCATCTACGCCATCCCGCTCAACTTCAAGGCCCAGAAACTGGACGACACGGTCCTGAAACTGCTCCGGATTGACGCGCCCGCGGGCGACCTGTCCGCATGGACCGCCATGGTGGAACGCCTTAAAAACGCCACAAACGAAATCCGCATCGCCGCCGTCGGCAAGTACGTCGGCCACGACGACGCCTACAAGAGCATCAACGAGGCCTTTGTCCACGCGGGCATCCACAATGACTGCAGGGTCCGCCTCGACTGGGTGGACTCCGAGCAGTTCGAGAAGGGCGTGGATGTCGCGGAGACCCTCGGCAAGTACGACGGCATCGTCGTCGGGCCGGGCTTCGGCTCGCGGGGCATCGAGGGCAAGATCATGGCCGTGAAATACGCCCGCGAGAACCGCGTGCCCTATTTCGGCATCTGCCTGGGCATGCAAATCGCCGTCATCGAGCTCTCCCGCCATGTGGCCGGCCTGAAGGGCGCCACCTCCACCGAGTTCGAGCCGGAAACCCCGCACCCGGTCATCAGCCTCCTCTCCGAGCAGCGCGGACTCCGCGAGATGGGCGGCACCATGCGCCTCGGACAGTACCGCTGCGAGCTCGGGGAGGGCACCCGCGCCCGCGAGGCCTACGGCGAGGCCGTAATCTACGAGCGCCACCGCCACCGTTACGAGTTCAACAACCTCTACCTCGGGCAGCTCACCGCCGCCGGCATGGTCGTCAGCGGCCGCCATCCGAAAGGGGACCACGACCTGGTGGAAATCATGGAACTGGCCGACCATCCGTGGTTCTGCGCCTCGCAGTTCCACCCCGAGTTCAAGAGCAAGCCCCTGCGCCCGCAGCCCCTCTTCCGCGACTTCGTGAAGGCGGCCGCGGCGTTCAAGGCGGCCCGTGCTTGA